CTCATGCCGTGCCTGCGAAAAAATCGTGCAGGCTCCCGCCCCAGCAAAAGCTGCCGCGCGACAAACAAGATGAGAACAGCGCGTCAATCTAGGTGAGAATCGCCATTGGGCTGTGACGGAAGGAGGGCGTAGCCCGACTGGATGTACAGCCCAATGGCGAAGCGTTTCTTTGGAAGCCTTCTGGCGATCACGGCTGGCCGGGTAATCGGTGATTTTTCCGCATTGGAGGAATCGCCTTGTGCCCGGCCGCCACGTAACCGATCACCAAGTGAGGCTTTTCATGAAGTTCCGTCAGACCGAGCCAATCGCCATCGCGGCAGCCAAGGCGTCGTTCAGCGCCGCCACGGCCTATCGCATTGAACAAGATCCCCGCCTGCCATCAGCAAAGCGAGAGCCGCGAGAACGGCGGCGCCCCGATCCGCTCAGCGCGGTTTTCGAGGAGGAGGTCGTGCCGATGCTGGCGGCGGCGCCCGACCTGCGGCCAATCGCGATCTTCGAAGAGATGATCCGGCGCCATCCCGAACTCGGGCATGGCGTCCGCCGGACGCTGGAACGGCGGATCCGCGCCTGGCGCGCCCTGCACGGCGCCGAACGCGAGGTGATTTTCCGCCAGACGCATGAACCTGGACGCATGGGCCTGTCCGACTTCACCGACATGGGCGCCCTCGCCATCACGATCGGCGGCGCGGCCCTCGAGCACCGTCTCTACCACTTCCGCCTCGTCTATTCCGGCTTCGAACACGCCCATGTCGTACTCGGCGGCGAAAGCTTCGTGGCTCTGGCCGAAGGACTACAAAATGCCTTGTGGGCACTGGGCGGGGCGCCGTCCGAGCATCGCAGCGACAGCCTCTCCGCCGCGTTCCGCAATCTTGCCCAGGACGCGCGTGAGGATCTGACCCGGCGCTACGACGATCTGTGCGCCCATTACGGCATGACACCGACGCGCAACAACAAAGGCATCGCCCACGAGAACGGCTCCATCGAAAGCTCCCATGGCCATCTCAAAAGCGCCATCAAGGACGCCCTGCTGATGCGCGGCGGCGCCGACTTCGCCGATTTGTCCACCTACCGTCGGTTCATCGACGAGATCGTCAGCCGCCGCAACGCCCGCAATCGTCCTCGCATAGACACCGAACGCGCCCAGTTGAAAACCCTGCCAGACCGGCGCACCAGCGATTATGAGGAGGTCGGCGTCCGCGTCACCTCCTCAGGGGGCTTCACATTGCGCAAGGTGTTCTACACGGTTCCTTCGCGCCTGATCGGCCACCAGCTGCGGGTGCGCCTCTATGACGACCGTCTCGACGTGTTCGTCGGCGGCACGGAGCTCATGACCCTGCCGCGCGGGCGCGCCCACCCGTCCGGCAAGCATGCCCAGGTCGTCAATTATCGCCATGTCATCCATGCCTTGCGCAAGAAGCCGATGGCGCTCTTGAACCTTGTCTATCGCGACCAGCTTTTTCCGCGCGAAGCGTTCCGGCGCACCTTTGACGCTTTGCTGGAGCGCCTGCCAGACCGGCAAGCCTGCCGCATCATGGTCGATCTTCTCGCGCTCGCCCACGAACGTGGCTGCGAGGCCGAGTTGGCCGAGGCGCTCGCCGTCGGGTTGAACGCCAACGATTTGCCCGATATGGCGGCGTTGCGTGCCCAGTTCACCCCCGATCCCGAGAAAGTGCCGACAGTGGTCGTCACGCTGGCGCCGCTTCAGTCCTACGAGGCGTTGCTCGACGACAGCCAGATGGGAGACGCCGCATGAACGCGCCGCAAACGCCCATCGACGCCGCGAGGCTGAGCTTGCTCCTTAATGAACTGCGCCTGCCGGCGATCAAAACGCTGTGGCCGCAATTTGCCGAGACCGCCGACAAGGAAGGCTGGCCCGCCGCCCGCTTCCTCGCGGCAATAGCCGAGCATGAACTCGCCGAACGCGACCGCCGCCGGATCGAACGCCATCTCGCCGAAGGCAAGCTCCTGCCCGGAAAGACGCTGGAATCGTTCGCCTTCGAGGCCGTGCCGATGATCTCGAAAGCCCAGGTCATGGCGATTGTCGCTGGCGACGCTTGGCTCGGCAGAGGCGCCAACGTCTTGTTGTTCGGGCCACCCGGCGGCGGCAAGAGTCATCTCGCCTCCGCGGTCGGCCTCGCCTTGATCGAAAATGGCTACCGGGTTCTGTTCACCCGAACCACCGACCTGGTGCAGAAGCTGCAAATCGCCCGCCGCGACCTCGGGCTCGAAGCTGCGATCAACCGCCTGGACCGCTTCGATCTGCTCATCCTCGACGATCTTGCTTACGTTACCAAGGATCAGGCCGAAACCAGTGTGCTGTTCGAACTCATCAGCGCGCGCTACGAGCGGCGATCCATGCTGATTACTGCCAACCAGCCGTTCGGCGAATGGAACAAGGTCTTTCCAGACCCCGCCATGACGCTCGCAGCCGTCGATCGTCTCGTCCACCACGCCATCATCTTCGAGATGAATGTCGAAAGCTATCGTCGTCGCCAAGCCATTGAGCGAAAACGCGGTCCTGGACGTCCGCCAACTCAGGCGACGCCCGCCAATCTCGCCGACGCCGATCTCGTTGATTGACGCGCCGCGACAATCAACATCGAAAAACTCTTGCGCGCGTCAATCAACGCCGCGAATATCGACATCGCCGCGACACCAGATTCTCATCCAGATCGTCGCGCGCCTCTCATCCAGATCGTCGCGCTATAAAAAGCGATCGCGCGGGGCAAGGCGAGCTTTCGGACGATCGCTCATGTCATCGTCTCCAAGTTCGATCACCATCTCCCGCTTTATCGGCAAGCTGAGATCATGGCGGAGCAAGGGATCGATATCGACCGCTCGACGCTGGCCGGCTGGGCCGGTCAGGGCGCGGCGTTGCTTGACCCTATCGTGGTACGCATCAAAGAGACTGTGCTCGCCTCTACGAAGCTTCACACCGATGACACGCCAGTGCCGATGCTTGATCCTGGCAATGGCAAAACCAAGACCGCCAGGTTATGGGTTCATGCCATCGACGATCGGGCTCATGCTGGTCCAGGGAAGCCTGCCGTCTGGTTTGCCTTCACGACCGATCGCAAAGCCGAACATCCACAGACGATGTTGAAGACATTCAAGGGTCATCTTCAAGCCGATGCTTATGCAGGCTATGACGCGCTCTACCGAAGCAATCGCGTCTTTGAAGTCGGATGTTGGGGGCATGCGCGCCGCAAGATCTGGGATGTCCATCAAACCAAGGCTACCGCCGCGACGACGGAACTGCTGGAGCGCATCGGAGGTCTCTACGCCGTTGAGGAGCAAGTGCGCGGCCAGCCGCCAGACGTCAGATGCAATGCACGGCAA
The window above is part of the Methylovirgula sp. HY1 genome. Proteins encoded here:
- the istA gene encoding IS21 family transposase, producing MKFRQTEPIAIAAAKASFSAATAYRIEQDPRLPSAKREPRERRRPDPLSAVFEEEVVPMLAAAPDLRPIAIFEEMIRRHPELGHGVRRTLERRIRAWRALHGAEREVIFRQTHEPGRMGLSDFTDMGALAITIGGAALEHRLYHFRLVYSGFEHAHVVLGGESFVALAEGLQNALWALGGAPSEHRSDSLSAAFRNLAQDAREDLTRRYDDLCAHYGMTPTRNNKGIAHENGSIESSHGHLKSAIKDALLMRGGADFADLSTYRRFIDEIVSRRNARNRPRIDTERAQLKTLPDRRTSDYEEVGVRVTSSGGFTLRKVFYTVPSRLIGHQLRVRLYDDRLDVFVGGTELMTLPRGRAHPSGKHAQVVNYRHVIHALRKKPMALLNLVYRDQLFPREAFRRTFDALLERLPDRQACRIMVDLLALAHERGCEAELAEALAVGLNANDLPDMAALRAQFTPDPEKVPTVVVTLAPLQSYEALLDDSQMGDAA
- the istB gene encoding IS21-like element helper ATPase IstB, coding for MNAPQTPIDAARLSLLLNELRLPAIKTLWPQFAETADKEGWPAARFLAAIAEHELAERDRRRIERHLAEGKLLPGKTLESFAFEAVPMISKAQVMAIVAGDAWLGRGANVLLFGPPGGGKSHLASAVGLALIENGYRVLFTRTTDLVQKLQIARRDLGLEAAINRLDRFDLLILDDLAYVTKDQAETSVLFELISARYERRSMLITANQPFGEWNKVFPDPAMTLAAVDRLVHHAIIFEMNVESYRRRQAIERKRGPGRPPTQATPANLADADLVD
- a CDS encoding IS66 family transposase, which translates into the protein MVSKFDHHLPLYRQAEIMAEQGIDIDRSTLAGWAGQGAALLDPIVVRIKETVLASTKLHTDDTPVPMLDPGNGKTKTARLWVHAIDDRAHAGPGKPAVWFAFTTDRKAEHPQTMLKTFKGHLQADAYAGYDALYRSNRVFEVGCWGHARRKIWDVHQTKATAATTELLERIGGLYAVEEQVRGQPPDVRCNARQSQSKPQLEELRRRMEAIRLQLSAKSSLAVAITYALKRWVALTRYIDDGRLEIDNLIAERAIRGVAIGRRNWLFAGSKAGGERAAAIYSIIETCKLNGIEPLPYITDVMQKIASDWPNSRIDELMPWTWSKPQPKGA